A stretch of DNA from Lycium ferocissimum isolate CSIRO_LF1 chromosome 4, AGI_CSIRO_Lferr_CH_V1, whole genome shotgun sequence:
ttcgtagctttatttttctaaaattacaTTTTCAGTAACTTTTGAAATACATGTACCTCTCTATTCTCCCTCACTACACATTTAAGATTTATCATTCtctctaaaccctaaaaataattctctctcctctctctccctCCCTTTCTCTATCTCCGGCCTCTCTTCTCCTTCCCCTCACTTACCCCTCCCTCCCTTCTCTATCTCCACCACCCACGCCGCCGTCAACACCACAACCACCGCCACCACTATTACTACCATCTCCATCTCCAAACTCGAAAAAAACCTTAAGGTTCTAATTCTTCAGATCTGAACTCCATATGCTTCATGTATTAATTGTTGACAGTCCAGAAAAAGGAAGTAAACAGAAAAAAGGAAGAGTCGGAAAAGTCTCCTCTGATAAAGTGGCCTCCATTTAGCAAGAAGACTGAGCATATGCAGACTCAATTCTTGTGCCTCTAAGCAAATTTGGATTTCTTCGCATCCTCCTTAGTGAAACCGAGGGACATCTTGGTGATGATAGCGCTGGTGACAGCGAAACCAACGGGGAATCTCCATTCACGACGGAAAAACACAGGCCATGGATCGATTTGCctcattttttcttaattagGTTTGAGACTGTCACGGTGGTTGTCGTTTTTGCGAATTCTTCACGTTGGGCTTTAGTGAGGAAGACGGGTTTCATcttgtatttcgctgtatttcaatgtattcatcttttttttttttttttttttttttttttgtgtgtgtgtgtgtgtgtaaatatagtgaatgttccaAATATAGAGCCTATTTTCACTCTACTTTGTTTTCACGATTTttgtatttctctatatttcaatatattcatctttttttttgggtgtaaatatagtgaatgttccaaatatagagcctatttttactccatcttgttttcagttttttgtatttcgctgtatttcaatgtattcatctttttttggtgtaaaatatagtgaatgtttCAAATATAGAAGCTATTTTTACTCTACttctaaaagtttggaatggagtaatttggagagagaaacgtGAGCTGTTATGGAACTTCAGCCGCTATGCATGATAcgtggttgatttaatttgacttaccatttaaaatgaaagaagagaatctATTCCATAAATACAGCCTATTTTTACTCACCCAGATTttgtatttcagtgtatttcaaaaatgcgaACTCTGCCGAATTTTGTATTTCCGTGTATTCCATAAATTAAGTCAACTCCAACAAATGGATATCAAAATGATGGAACTTTAGTTTGAATTCAGAGCAAAATTAACCAGTGAACACAGGAAATAACGTATCCTTCCAACCTGTATCATATTACAACGATGCATAGAGGATCATGATGAATAAGTAATCAACATGAAAATAAAACCactgaaatttgaaaaacaaacttagattttttttccaaaggCTGGGGCCGATGTGAGCGATAGAGGAGTTCGACAAACTTGATAATGAGAGGGTGAATTCTGTAGCGAACGACCTCTTCCACTTTTTAATCAATAGCCAGATTAATCCGATGTTAGAATAAATGTGCTGTTAATTGCCAAATCCTTGAACTGGTGGAATAACATCAAACAAGTACAATTATTTCACTCATAATCTTTGATCTGTTTCCTTATTTATTCCCACTATGATAATATCTCAATATAAAATTTTCCTTGGTTTGCTTAAGAACTTTGCTCTACTATTTTTGTTACTTGTGACAAACAACACAACTTTTACGTTCTTTGGTGTTCTGCCTTTTACCGTTATCAAAATTGCTTTGTGAATTTTTCTTCATCTGCGCTTTACAATTTCTTAGTCAAAAAAAGCTACATGCTCATAATGTTATTTTAAAAGGTGTCTTATGAAAGCTTACCAAGTAAcgacttaaatttttattgtGACTTTGTTAGAAACTTCCTTTCAGGGATCATTTTGATCCGCAAGTTCTGCAAGTGTTATATGTTATTATTTCCAGTGTGCTAACTCTCTTTTATCTGCTCCCATCTCTCTCTCAACTCTGTTATATTAATCACTGGATTGATGTTTTATTTGCATAATTTATTGATTAATTTGGTTTCAAGAGTTCCAATTATTCTCCATCTCTTTTGTGGAGTAATGTGCTCTGAGGGTATCATCATGCAACTGAGAATTGACTCTACCTCCGGTAAATTGAACTTGAGTCGATTGGGGTACAAGGGAAGATTAATTCTTAAGAGTGGTTCTCTGATCATTAACAGGCTGGAGAGGTCTCAGACGCATGTTAGTTTTGCAGTTTTTTACCTAACTacacctttttatttttattttctgcaAATACTTGATAATATTGTGTAACACATCAAACTTTCTCTCTATTTAACACCAAAGTCATTTTAATGATTAGACAAGATATCTTGCTTGGCTTCTTCCTGTAATTCACAGGTTCTAACACCTTTCTCAAGGAGTTTAAAAGGGAAATAAATAGGAAGCTCATGATAACGCATGCGGGGGAATGATCGATCTTCCAAGTGAATGTTAAGTCTGACTCATGGAAGATAAGATTATTTGCTTCTCTTTATGGCTGGTCAAGTAACAATACTGTTTTGAAGATGCTCGAGCATTCTTTGGTCTTGTACCTTTTTGGTAGTGTTACCAGAAATTTACCCTCCTTTAGCAGACATGTGAAAGCTGCTTTTGGTTTCACATTTCTGTTTTATAATATATTTGAGACCAAATTAAaatctaaaagaaaaagaaggggagAAGGTGGGGtttggtggggtggggttggggggggggggtttggtTACATAGTTATCTTGGTTAATGCGTGTCTTAACGTTGCAACATATAAAATGTGGTTCCATACGAAACCTGTATGATTTGTGACAGAGTCCCTGTGCTTAAGTAAgaagcaaaaccatcaatgcttGCCCTCTTTAAATGCAAGAAGTTTACTTGTATAGTACAGCTCTAAATGTGAGTTATCTCCTTATATCTAAGTGAAATAATACGACAAATATCTTTTGCTTTTGAACAAACAAAGGtatttaataacatgaaattgTTGGGCCCGTGCTTTAGCACGAGTTAACCATATCTAGTTTTCCTATATAGAAGACATTAATTATTTCTCggataattttgaaaataagtttGCCCCCACAAAATGTTCAACACTAAAGGACCTTTTATATATAAGCGATTTTTGGAGTTTTAACCAATTGATATTCAAAACTTACTGAtttgtttaatttaaaatttactaAAGAGAATAAAATACGTCTCTCTACCATAAAATTCTCTGTTTTACTAATTCTTTATCGGATGAAAAATATGATTAAGagataaaaagaagaaacattCGATTTTGCTTTGCATAGGTGGTCACTGCTGTAGATTGTTTGTTGCAAAGTGGGTAATTCCTTGTTTTTCCTGCCTTGCTATAACATCCATGAATCATGTTAGTTTGCTTTGCATGTATTATATGAAGCCACCATTGAATAAAATTTGGTTAAAAGGAATTTAATGGCCGCACATGccattagggttttggtggcgGCAGCATATTGTGCAAAGTGGAGAacttttcccatttttttgGTCTCATATTgtgatttataaaaaataaaaataaaaaaagggggaggCTGCtcgtttttttaattaatgacaAAGGCAACAGCGAGCTATAGTTTCGTTGTAGAGATATTGCAGATTCCCCTTTTCTTGATAATGAGCCGTGGCTGCTAAGTTTTTTGGCAGAGGATAAGTTGTTTTTCTTGACAAACTAAAGATTCCTTGTAGTATTGGTTTGCTTTGTCAAAAATCTTTATGAAACACATGCTCCTTGAACTTGGTGGTGGGGCATTGGTTTCTTCCCTTTTCATGTTTGTTTAATAATACACGGATTAAgaatttataattaattaaatagttATTTTTAAGGTGGTCTATTTATCCGAAATTATAGAAAAATTCTTGAGGTTTTATACATGTGAATTATGTCAATACATGAATTGAGAGTTATGATTAATAAATAGGATCCACTAATGTGGTTCTTTTGGTTGAGTCATTGAAGTATTCTCAATGTATTGTGAAAAATTGTCCTAGATAAATGTATGCTAATGGTAGAATTTTATCTACTAAAATTAGATTTATCTTTAGATACTAGTAACgcttaattaattcatgagaAGAGATATTGTGGTTTCACCCGAAAGAGAGAAACATAATATCTTGGATTCTCAGGTGTATTAATAGATGACAATTATTTATAGAAAGGTTTTGTGTTATCTTACCCGTTAGAAAGGACACAATGTATACCTGTTTTAATGTGATAATTATAAAGGAGAACAAAAACCTGAATCAGATTATTTAATCCTTAGCTATACCTAAAACGGTTATCATCCAAatttgattgtgattttggAGATAAAATATATGTTAATTTAGTTCTAGACCTATCTGTTTTTGCTTGGTGAAAGATGCATTTGCAGTGATTGATGTCGTTTTTTCGGCATTTCAAGATCGTCTAGATGAGTTTTAGGTGGTatgtcggattttttttttttttttttttaaggatgaAGAcgatattcttttattttttatttttttggtaattaaaaCAGAGAATTAGTAAAACAGAGAAATCATACATAATCGCACATATGTAATTCCAAGTTATTATCTATTTAGATGTAAGTAGGCTCTTGATGTCAATTAATGGAATACAGGCATAAACAAATGGGACGAAAATAGCCAggatcgaacttgcatgtaatatagacaacacataatcaagattttaatcaaacataaaatcagTACTTATCACTTGAAACGTGACCGCGACCGCAAATCGAATCTTCCACATCCACGTGATCTTCTTTCAGTTCCACGGTCTGCAGTCTTCTACTATGTAACCTAACTAGCCTTTGAACATTGAATACGTATGTGGACAAGCATTACGGCTCAGGAAAGAGTATACCTCTTGGGGCTGAAAAGCATACTATATATAACCACGTTTTAGGGTGCAAACCCTATTCCAAAACGTGTGGCTTGCTTTTCCCAAAGAATATtattttccaagtccaaaaatAATTAGGCATAGCAGGGACCACAGATTTAATAACGAGGCTTCCAATTATGGTATTAATTTggaatatgaatgaattaatcctaccacaataaattacaatttattccactaaaaaactgtaattgcactcctcagtttaatttcgaaatctttcattaaatcttatttaactccccatgttaagattacagataccaatcaattaaattaaattactgacaatttaattcattgactaatcaaatcctttatatttccgcTTAATTTATATCATGTGAAGGATACAAAATCCACTtgcagggttttcacatgagacttataagcattcaTAAatgggtatcatcaatctcaaattcgagacatggattctatcaactaattattatttcacaaatgtattttgccattatccaatttaccgagaatacatagacccgcaattgagtcgtacattttaataaatcaaaataatgaacaaatcacattgatcgtaataattatatcaagagtAAGAgtataagtatatttaatgaactagagcatttgttttatatattcagtacaaaaacacttatctctacttggtccgttcaataaTACAGaatgtactagcacaagaagaTGGAACTATACCGTTcacataatgaagatacattatattaatcatgtgctacaatcataccgatggctttgTCGAATtttcatcttagattgtgaacataaactttatacttataagaaccgatgatttaatcttccgtgtacaagctaaactctatacactaaatcatctactatataagtaaaggacacacatactattacatgatctatttaactctttattaaaaaataaataaataattgttctataataaatacgatatccaaacacatggttaatatatagtatatatccAACAACCACCAATACAAACCATCTACAACATCACCAAcgaacataaatgtttcatttcttttatcaaataatgatttttattttattatatttatatttttttctaatatttaattactttttatttgaattgtatatttattatgtttacaaataaataaattatgcacATTTAGATGTTGAAAACAAATGGTCTTAATCATTCAATATTCAGCTCTAGAAACAACATCTTGATCATTTAAATGTGCATCCGATTGAGACGTCTTAATctcaatgaaaacaaatgagaccTAATCTTCCTTATGTTGAAAGAACAAAGACAAGCTACAAAATAACATATTCTTGTTGTGTTCTTCTAAAGTCTCTTTTCTTTACCATGTTTTGTTTATTAGTCCCTTCCAGTTCATAATAAGTGGATTTTTTATCCTTTCATcttgattcaaaataagtggtgtttcacaaaatcaagaaaacattatttttttctttcaattttatccTTATCTAAATAAATGGAGTATTACATATTTAAGAAACTATTAAAGacctactccctccatcccattgTAATTGTCGCAAATGATTTGTTTTGACAGAGAGTTGACTTTAATGGTTGACTTTGACGAAAATGGTGAAATTactaaattaattggtattGTTAATCActaatttttgcatatttaaaTCATTGGAGGTCGTAGAAGTCGAGCATATTATGAAGCAAATAGTAAAAGGTGCAATATAATGCTGTTCAGGTTCGACTTCCTTtaagtttttgaaaagtttcgaTGCTTTTTGCCTCGTAATTCTATGTTATATGTAGAAAAGTAAAAGGCATatggtgtgtttgatatgggggaaaaatattttctaattttttcgtATTTTGTTGGTCAAAAGGTTTGaagaatacttttttttttttttttgggaaaaaaatgtttcttaagaatgagaaaaatgacttccccaataaaagtaagaaaaacaagTTTTATAAATTGCATCGGAAAAACAAGTTTCATAAATTGCATCACATTGATTGTCTCCTGCCTACGCTTCAACATATTCCACCTCCATCCCCACCATTCGACACCCCTACCGCCACCTCCAACTCCCATAGCGTTTGCCTAGATTATGCACACATATtattgaaataatattttttgcttatgtACCAAATTAAACACAAAATGATAAGTTTGAGAACTACTTATTTTCATAGTAAACATTTTCCTTTACACCAAACACACCCATATATAATTTCTGTTCAAATCCTAGGACCCTAAATAGTACTAATAATTAACTTCCCGACTTCCTGTGCTTTATTGTAGAAATGAAAGGCTGGagtttgaaaaataatatttttttcatttcaattcatgTAACGCACTTTCATTTAAGCTTATAAGAAACTTtttataatcacacaaatattatgacatGTTTGAGATCACAAAAGTTTaatagtcacacaaatattataGCCGTTTTTAGACCTcaagttacaaaaaaaaatcatttatttttaaagcaATGTGCCGAttcaaactatgtcacataaatagCTGTACTTGGAATATAAAGTAATAATGAGAGAGCAAGGAAAATTATCTTTCACTGAATTTCTCACTTTCACTTGCATCAAATGCAACATTATAGATGAAAATGTTCACAATTAAAACCAACATTCACAATTCAGAAAAAGTTGTTGCTAATGATGTTTTGGATCAGGTCCTTCAGGTGCCACTCTATCTGTAATAGTATCCACCAATTCCCTCCTATTATTAATtttcctcttcatcttctttcc
This window harbors:
- the LOC132054809 gene encoding ATP synthase small subunit 6, mitochondrial-like, which codes for MRQIDPWPVFFRREWRFPVGFAVTSAIITKMSLGFTKEDAKKSKFA